The genomic interval TTACCTTCTTTTTAGCCTTCCATTTTCGCTTTAATACACCGCTTGTCAAATGCGCCCTGATTGGGTGTCAAATCATTACAGCTCATATGAGGCCGGACTCTATTGTAGTAATCTATGGCCTTATTCACTGCATCTACGGCCTGCGAGTAACTGGCAAACGTCTTCCTAAGGTGGAATTCCCGTTTTAAAATGCCATTAACCCTTTCAGCGATAGCATTGTCGTAAGGGCTACCAGACTGGGTCATAGAAATATTAATCCCATGGCTTTGTAATATCTCAACATAATCTGAACAACAATATTGAACACCGCGGTCTGAATGATGTATGAGATTGACAGGTCCTGCAGGAAGGGATTTTATCGCTTTTTTAAGCGCTATTATAGTGCCTTGCGCACGGAGTTTTTGGCTTAAATGGTAACCTATTATCTTTCTGGAATATGCATCGGTGACCAATGATAAATAATTGAAACCCCGTTCAGTATCGATGTAAGTAATATCACTAACCCACAGCTGTCCTGGACGGTTAACCTCAAGTTCTCCAGTCATATCTGGCCATTTTTTAAAGGGATGATCTGAGTCCGTAGTAATGGCATACTTTCTTTTACGCTTGGGTAATAGTAAACCATGCGCTGACAATAATTTCAGGAAGCCCGGGCGGCCCATTGAGATATGATGGGCTTGTAACTGAGGCTTCAATATCTTGTGCAGCTTTACAGCTCCGCCTTCCCATAAACTGCGATGTTGTTTGATTAGGTCTACTACAACTGCTTCCTCCAATTGCTGATCTGCCGTGTACCAGCTTATATCATAAAAGGCTTGCCTGGTTTTACCAAACAGCTTACAAATTCGGCCCAATCCAACTTCAGGATGGTTGTTCTTCATTTGTTTGGCTGCTTGGTGCCATACTTTTTTAGCAAGTCTATGCCCAACTCCTTCTTGGCATTGGCCAGCAATAGTTCTAATGCTTCAACTTTTAGTAAGGCATCTTCCAGTTGTCTATCTTTGGCTTTATCTTTAATTGAATCGGCTTTTGACCTGAGTTTATCTCCCTCCTGCTCTTTCTTAACAGGATCTATAGTAGTTGATTTAGGCGTTTCAGTCCCATAATTTCGCCTATACCAGACCACCATGCTGTTAACTGTGCCCTTATTAGGCAGGTTATACTTTCTCGCCAAGTCTGTCAGACTTAGTGCTCCTGACAGGAATTCCCTGGCTATACTGACCTTAAAACTCGCTTCATACACCGCTGGGCGGCCCATGGCTTTCTTTTTCATAATTAGTAATTTAATTTAGCTTACGCTTCTTACCAAATATGTAAAGCCAATCCTGAATTAATACAATTTGTCAGGTTCCTTTGGTCAGGTGTCCGTTGGTCAGTCCTCTTATCTTAGTCCTGAAAAACTTTACAGTTTTGCGGGGAGTTTCAGGATTGACTTTACAGGTTATGCTAAGTAATTCATGATTTGCTTTACAAATATCGGTTTGTTAACACATCGGTACCAGTATAGTACCAATGGCCTCAACTTACGTTAAACTTACGTTCAGGACGTAAGATGAACGTAAGTTAAAGCCATTGGTAAGCCGTTGGTACCGGATCTCAACCGGACATAAAGCCTGAAATGTCTCAGGGCAGAAGAATTTACACTAGCATTTCTCTTGTTTCACCTTTTTGATCCGGTTTTTCAGCCTGATGGGGGAGAAATTGTTCCTGGAATGCTGGAATTGTTTCCCGCCGTCCTGTGGTTATCTTGATCGCCTGAATAAGCCCAGGGTCAGGCGGAAAGGTTTGGTAAAGTAATAAAGAAAGAAAAATGGCAGCCTGAGTCGCATGATGTCTTCCCCGTTGGGCCGGAGAAGGAAGCGGATATATTGGACGAAAACAGCATATTTAGCTTTCAGGCTGGTCATGAAGCTTAACCTGATGAAGGCCAGTTGCAGGAACTTGTTTTCGGCAGGCGGAGGGTCTTCCAGTAAACGCTTCATCAGCAGCTCACAGGTCTTGCCGGGTACAGGGCCGCTTGCAATGGCCGGCACGCCCAGTAAGCCGGACGCCAGTTGCATCCAGAGGTCTTCAAAGCCCTGCAGCTCGGGAGGGATCTTGTAGGGCCCGTGATCGTACAGTAAAGCCATATCCAGCAAGGAGCGGAGATGCGGATAGAAATCACTGGCCCCATTGTTGACCAGCATCAGCCGGTAGTAATCTTCGTACGTGAACGGCCTGCCCGACAGGTAGTCGCTACCCAGCAGCTGGTCAAACCTGTATTGTACGGACGTCAGTGTTTCGGGTGGGCGATAATGGAACTCAAAGCTTAACCATTTACCCCTTGCACAGGGTTTACCGAACACCACTTCTTTGATGTGGTCTTTGAAATGGTCAGGATAAATACTGAAATATTTTTCCTGGTGCATCTCATACCCCTCCGACTGCATGACAGACACGACAGTTGAGACCTGGTCTTCCCGGATGATAATATCCATGTCAGTAAATTCCCGCATGGCAATGTCATTGTACACCAGCTGGGAAAAGTCCATCCCTTTATAGAACCGCGCCGTTGCGCCCTGTTGTCTTAAACGGGACACGATATGTTCCGTCACCATTTTCCTGTCAAACGCAAATACGGAGAATTCCCGGCAATACGCTTTGAAGAGTTGCAAAGCTTCCGGTGGTACAATATCTTTCAGCTTGTTCAATACATGGAAAGCCACCGGCCTTATCCGGTGCCGTGCACATAATCCGTATACCTTTTGCCAGTTGACGGGCCGGCCGGATATATAGGTGCAAAGCGTAGAGATAGAGCTGGTTTGCAGGTACACCCTGCAACATAATAATAGAATAGTAACCTCGGGTTGGCGCATAAATCAGTGAACAATAAGCATTTGATGCTGCAACATTTTTTCAAGAAAAAGAAGGGTTTCGTGTTCGCACAATTGCATGCTGACAGCATATTGTTCTGTCAGGGCATGTATAACTTCATGAACAGGTACCGGCTGCTCCAGCTTCTCCCAGATAGCGCTACCTATCGCATTAAGGCCGATATACTGGCCGTTGTGAATATCCATCAATACTACTTCCTCCCCGATGTGACTGACCAGGAAATTCCGTTCATTCCTGTGAACGACTGTTTCTCTGCATAGGGAAATCTGTACACTTTCTGACATATGTTTAAACATTAGTGATTACTTGAGTGTATAGTTATTGTAACATTATTCAACCTGAAATAGTTCGCTGTACATGTATAAATATTGGGGCTTCGGTCTGCATATTACTTCTGGAATAGAATTCCCTGAATTGTTGCCGTTCGATTTTAAACAGCCTGATGTCAGCATCAGCATTGGTGAAATACCCTCCATTGAAGCAGATACCGCCTTCGATATCGGTCGTCTTTCCTACCAGGTGAACAGTAGTGAGCTGGTCTTCTCCGTGCAGGATATTGCCACCTACTATGCTGCCGATGGCAACCGGATCCTCATTCGCCCCTTCCCCGGTAATGTGGAAGACAGGGTGATCCGTCTGTTCCTGCTCGGCGCTGCCATGGCAGGCATCCTGCAGCAAAGAAGGCAGGTGCCCCTGCACACCTCGGCTGTTGTTGTGAACAATAAACTGACGCTCATTGCAGGGCAATCGGGCGCCGGTAAATCCACTACGCTCGCCGGACTGAAAAAGCGGCAGTACCAGATCTTCAGCGATGATATTACCGTGCTGAAAGAGGCGCCCGACGACGATCGCATCAGCGGGGTGGCTTCTTACCCTATGATCAAATTATGGGAACATTCTTTGCAGACCTTATCGCTGGACGACCGTTCCTTCCCCGTTGTGCCGGGTTATGAAAAATATGGATTTTTCTTTCACGGTGCGTTCGATACCAGGCAGTATCCGGTGGAGAGAATCATACTGCTGGAGGCCAGGGAGACCGACAAGATCCATCATAAG from Chitinophaga filiformis carries:
- a CDS encoding PqqD family peptide modification chaperone; translated protein: MFKHMSESVQISLCRETVVHRNERNFLVSHIGEEVVLMDIHNGQYIGLNAIGSAIWEKLEQPVPVHEVIHALTEQYAVSMQLCEHETLLFLEKMLQHQMLIVH
- a CDS encoding IS3 family transposase, translating into MKNNHPEVGLGRICKLFGKTRQAFYDISWYTADQQLEEAVVVDLIKQHRSLWEGGAVKLHKILKPQLQAHHISMGRPGFLKLLSAHGLLLPKRKRKYAITTDSDHPFKKWPDMTGELEVNRPGQLWVSDITYIDTERGFNYLSLVTDAYSRKIIGYHLSQKLRAQGTIIALKKAIKSLPAGPVNLIHHSDRGVQYCCSDYVEILQSHGINISMTQSGSPYDNAIAERVNGILKREFHLRKTFASYSQAVDAVNKAIDYYNRVRPHMSCNDLTPNQGAFDKRCIKAKMEG
- a CDS encoding transposase; this translates as MKKKAMGRPAVYEASFKVSIAREFLSGALSLTDLARKYNLPNKGTVNSMVVWYRRNYGTETPKSTTIDPVKKEQEGDKLRSKADSIKDKAKDRQLEDALLKVEALELLLANAKKELGIDLLKKYGTKQPNK
- a CDS encoding nucleotidyltransferase family protein, producing the protein MRQPEVTILLLCCRVYLQTSSISTLCTYISGRPVNWQKVYGLCARHRIRPVAFHVLNKLKDIVPPEALQLFKAYCREFSVFAFDRKMVTEHIVSRLRQQGATARFYKGMDFSQLVYNDIAMREFTDMDIIIREDQVSTVVSVMQSEGYEMHQEKYFSIYPDHFKDHIKEVVFGKPCARGKWLSFEFHYRPPETLTSVQYRFDQLLGSDYLSGRPFTYEDYYRLMLVNNGASDFYPHLRSLLDMALLYDHGPYKIPPELQGFEDLWMQLASGLLGVPAIASGPVPGKTCELLMKRLLEDPPPAENKFLQLAFIRLSFMTSLKAKYAVFVQYIRFLLRPNGEDIMRLRLPFFFLYYFTKPFRLTLGLFRRSR